The window CTTAGCTTTTTAAATTTCTCTACGTTTATATTAATAAATTCTTCATCTGTGTCAATTATTATGTCTCCTTTTCTTGTTGAGATTTTTACGGGTGTAATTTCGCTATTAAAAAATCCATTTGTCCAGGCTTGATTACTTTTCTCATATGATTTTAAAGCAAATTCATCTTGTTCTTCACGGCTAATTTTATTTTCTTCTGCACATATTTCAGCACATACACCCATGTGAACATTATCATAAACGTCTGTTAGTCCATCCACTAATAATCCATCGTTAATTTGTGTGTGACCTAATTTTTTTCCACCTCTCATATCATTTATATAAAATGGAATTGCCGACATATTTTCCATCCCCCCTGCAATAATTATATCATTATCACCATTTTGAATTGACTGTGCTCCAATCATTACAGCTTTCATACCAGAAGAGCAGACTTTATTTATGGTGGTACAAGGTGTTTTATCACTAATGCCAGCATAAATTGCAGCCTGTTTAGCAGGTGCTTGTCCTAAACCAGATGAAATAACATTCCCCATAAATATTTCATCTATTATTTTTTTATCTAGATTAATTTTTTCAATAGCACCTTTGATAGCAATAGATCCAAGTTTTGTCGCACTTACA is drawn from Flavobacteriales bacterium TMED191 and contains these coding sequences:
- a CDS encoding acetyl-CoA C-acyltransferase → MKEVVIVSYTRTPIGSFGGGLSSVSATKLGSIAIKGAIEKINLDKKIIDEIFMGNVISSGLGQAPAKQAAIYAGISDKTPCTTINKVCSSGMKAVMIGAQSIQNGDNDIIIAGGMENMSAIPFYINDMRGGKKLGHTQINDGLLVDGLTDVYDNVHMGVCAEICAEENKISREEQDEFALKSYEKSNQAWTNGFFNSEITPVKISTRKGDIIIDTDEEFININVEKFKKLRPVFKKDGTITAGNASTINDGAAALILMSKEKAQELNLKPIAKIISFADSSQEPKWFTTTPTKALEKAINKANLNKDIIDFWELNEAFSVVGLANIKNLGINDNKVNVNGGAVSLGHPLGCSGARILVTLLNTLEKNNKEIGAAGICNGGGGASAMIIKNLC